In Equus asinus isolate D_3611 breed Donkey chromosome 13, EquAss-T2T_v2, whole genome shotgun sequence, one DNA window encodes the following:
- the NATD1 gene encoding protein NATD1, producing MAHAAGAGPPGAPEQGSPIRVEHDRRRRQFTVRLNGCHDRAVLLYEYVGKRIVDLQHTEVPDAYRGRGIAKHLAKAALDFVVEEDLKAHLTCWYIQKYVKENPLPQYLERLQP from the exons ATGGCGCACGCGGCGGGCGCCGGGccgccgggcgcgccggagcagGGCAGCCCTATCCGCGTGGAGCACGACCGCCGGCGCCGCCAGTTCACCGTCCGGCTCAACG GATGTCACGACCGGGCTGTCCTGCTCTACGAGTACGTGGGCAAGCGCATCGTGGACCTGCAGCACACCGAGGTCCCTGACGCCTACCGTGGGCGTGGCATCGCCAAGCACCTCGCCAAG GCTGCCCTGGACTTCGTGGTGGAGGAGGACCTGAAGGCCCACCTCACGTGCTGGTACATCCAGAAGTACGTCAAGGAGAACCCCCTGCCGCAGTACCTGGAGCGCCTGCAGCCGTAA